A portion of the Pedobacter cryoconitis genome contains these proteins:
- a CDS encoding heme ABC transporter ATP-binding protein, which translates to MIQVENITYQIGKKELVKALSFEVKSGELLAILGANGAGKSTLMKLLCREISPDFGDVKLGGISLKKYTLPQLAKQRAVLSQQNTISISFIVNELVMMGRYPHFEHQPGPKDYEIVKQVMEETGITHLSARDYNTLSGGEQQRVQFSRVLAQIYDCPDACLFLDEPTNGLDLLYQQQVMELARKLADRGYCVICILHDINFASRFADQILMLKNGRKVAIGTPLEVINCENIHETFSINVKLMACEGYNCPLVIPATIQT; encoded by the coding sequence ATGATCCAGGTAGAAAATATCACTTATCAGATTGGGAAGAAAGAATTAGTAAAAGCGCTGAGTTTTGAAGTGAAATCTGGAGAATTATTAGCCATTCTGGGCGCTAACGGAGCAGGAAAGAGTACATTGATGAAACTATTGTGCAGAGAAATTTCACCGGATTTTGGTGATGTCAAACTAGGCGGGATATCCTTGAAAAAGTATACTTTGCCTCAGCTGGCAAAGCAACGTGCAGTACTCTCTCAGCAAAATACCATCTCTATTTCTTTTATTGTGAACGAATTGGTGATGATGGGAAGGTACCCTCATTTTGAACATCAGCCGGGGCCTAAAGATTACGAAATCGTAAAACAGGTCATGGAAGAAACCGGCATTACCCATCTTTCGGCCAGAGATTACAATACCCTTTCAGGAGGCGAGCAGCAAAGGGTTCAGTTTTCCCGTGTTTTGGCACAAATTTATGATTGCCCGGATGCTTGTCTATTTTTAGATGAGCCGACCAATGGTCTTGATCTGCTCTATCAGCAGCAGGTGATGGAGCTTGCCCGCAAGCTGGCAGATCGTGGTTATTGTGTCATTTGTATCCTGCATGATATCAATTTTGCTTCCCGTTTTGCAGATCAGATATTAATGCTGAAGAATGGCCGGAAAGTAGCTATAGGGACGCCGCTGGAAGTCATTAATTGCGAAAATATACATGAAACCTTTAGTATTAACGTTAAGTTAATGGCATGCGAGGGATATAATTGTCCGCTGGTTATTCCAGCAACTATACAAACCTAA